Within Sulfurimonas sp. hsl 1-7, the genomic segment ACGGTTTTCATCTAACCAGAATACTGCTGGATAACCTTCAATACGAGTTCTTTCAACTGTTAAACGAACCCAGTCTTTGATTGGGATATCTTTAGCACGAGACATACGCCAAATATCACCAGCTTCACAGTCAAAGCTCATTAATTCTGTACCGTCTTCAGCAGTTACAGTTACTTTACCAGCTTCTTTAAGTTCGAAAGTTGTTGGGTGAGAACCGTATTCTTCAGCTTTTTGAGCCATAAGACCGATATTTTGCATAGTACCCATAGTTGTTACATCGTATTGACCGTTTTTAACACAATCAGCTACCATTTCAGCATGGAACATTGCATAAGTAGAATCTGGAATAACAGCTAAAGTTTCTAAAGCATCACCGTTACGATCCCATTGTTTACCACCTTCACGAACAACAACCGGCATAGACGCATCGATAATGATGTCGTTTGAAGCGTTGAAGTTTGTAGTACCTTTATCAGAGTCAACCATAGCAATTTTTGGAGCATCAGCTTCTACAACTGCTTGGAAAGCTGCTTTGATCTCAGCTTCTTGAGCATGACCAGCGATTTTTTTCTCTAAGTCTGACATACCAAGGTTAGGATTTACACCTAATTCTTTGAAAAGATCAGCATATTTAGTGAAAACTTCTTCGAAGAAAATTTCAAAACCGTGACCAAACATAATTGGATCAGAGATTTTCATCATAGTAGCTTTTAAGTGAACTGACCAGATAAGACCTTCAGCTTTTGCTTCATCGATAGTTTTTCTATAGAATGCACGTAATGCTGCAACAGACATGAAAGTACCGTCAAGGATTTCACCCTCTAATGCATCGATAGTTTTAAGTTCTTTACCATTTAAAGCGATAGTAACTTTTTGTGTTTTATCCATAGTAACAGATTTCTCATTACCATAGAAGTCACCGTTTCCAGCCATGTGAGCTACACGAGCTTTAGAGTTTTCAGCATACGCTTTAAGTCTATGTGGATTGTTTTGAGCGAATTTTTTAACTGCTTTCGCCGCACGACGATCTGAGTTACCTTCACGTAAAACAGGGTTAACAGCTGAACCTAAACAAACACTATATTTAGCTTGAATTTCTTCTTCTTCAGCATTTGCTGGATTTTCAGGGTAGTTAGGAATATCATAACCTTGCCCTTGAAGTTCAGCAATACAATCTTTTAACTGACCTACAGAAGCAGAAACATTTGGAAGTTTAATAATGTTTGCATCATCTTGAAGTACAACTTCACCAAGTTTAGATAATTCATCTTCTGCTAGACCCATTGCAGCAAGCACACGACCTGCAAGAGAAATATCACTAGTAACTACTTCTACACCAGCTTCTTTTGTGAAAGCATTAACTATTGGTAATAGAGAATAAGTAGCTAAAGCCGGAGCTTCATCAATTTTTGACCAAATAATTTTTGACATATCATGTCCTTGTGTTTATTTTAATCCACATATCTTATGGATTTTACAAGTTTAATGATAGCACTAAGATTGGCAATTTGTGTAAAGCTTCAAAAAACATTGCGGTTTATTTTCAAAATGTTTCATTTTGTAGCATTATGTATGTTACGTATGTGTGTAGAATAGTTACAACTAAAGTCATGAACCCCGTTTTTAGACTTCATAAAGTATAAATAGTTAGTTTTAGCAGGGAATATGGCTGCACGTATTGCTTCGAAGCTTACATTGCAAATGGGAATTTTTGGAACACCTTTATGTATATAAGTGTTGTATAGAGACGTATCGTTTCTAATTCTACTCGGTGTTACTTTTAGGTGCGAGTACTTTCCGTAGTTTAAACTACCGTCCATTTGTAACTTCATTCCCCTCTTTAATCTATTGTATACTACAGAGCTTACTAAAGGCATCTCTTCATTATTTGCCGACTCTTTTTGTATCACTGATGCTATAGATAAATAATGAAACCATTTTTTTTCATTATATGTACCAAACACTTTGTAAGAATACTCTTTCATCTTTTGAATTGAGAGTTTCAATAAAAGAGAGATCAGCTCCTTTTCTGTAATACCTATAGGGATCTTATAAGTATTTGGAACCAATATACCCTCCTCTATAGGAGATTGTTTTAAAAACTCCTCTTCAAGCGTATTAAAATCCAATCCTAGATTCTCAGAGAGTTGTTGTAGAAATATATATGTAGTCTCACCCGGTATGAGTGTTACATTTTGTAGTGCCGCTTTTGCTTTTGTTAACTTATATAGAAAATCTGCTTTTGTATTTATAGTATCACCCATATCGATCCAGCCGCTTTGAGGTGAACCTATGATTCGTAACATATATGAATCAAGTTTTGAAATATCATAAGTGTTCTGGTGTAAATGTGATATAATTTGGTTTATAGAGCCCTTTGGTATATATAGCACTCTGGGCGTTTGAATAGGCTTGTTTAGGTAATAAATGAAAGATACAATAATAATTAATACTATATCTAAAATCCATTCTGCGATCATAAGCTTTCTATCTTTTGTCATTTTCACTCTTATATTTGTTTTTATAGTTCTTCAAAACGGTTTATACCTTGAAGACGTTTCGGTGTCAAATATTAATATAAAAAAGCTTTATATAAAATGGGATCAGAGATTAAATCTTTATGTTGATCAACTGCAGATAGCTCCAAGCACGAAACAAAACACAGATTTCACTGCTAATGATGAGTTGACACGCTACACAAAAAACTTTTACCACCTTATCACTCTTTTTGATTCTATTGTTATCAGCCACTTACACTATAAAGAGTTCAAAGGTGAACTGCAGTACAAATTTAACAAACAATTACAAATAAAGCTTGATTCTGCAAATACGCATCTTAATGCCAATGTCTCTTTTAACGAAAAGTTGGCAAATATACGCGTAAAAGAGTTTCAATCAAACAACTTTACAGCCAATGGAAATATTTATCTCAATATGTTTACATTAGATACATTTTCAAAAATGGATCTTCATATAAATAATGATGCAAATCTTACATTATATACATCTGCAAATACGTCACAACTAAAGTATAAACTCTTTTCTCATAATAAAATTCAGGACGTAAAGAAAATAATCCACCAAATTCCGCTTCCTAAAGAGGTACACTACTGGGTTTTTGATGCTATTGAACTTGAAAACTTTGAGATCTACAGCCTCAACGGTTTTATAGATTTTAGCGATCTGCCAAACGCTTACAAAAAGTTACATGTAACAGCCTCGGCAAATAAACTCAACTATACATACAATCCTAAACTTGATGCTGTACATACGGATCACACCGATTTAGAGTTTAAAGAGGGTGTTTTATACATCAGACCCAAAGAAGCACTCTCTTATAGTTTCGATATGCAAGAGAGTTGGCTTAAAATTGATTTTACAAAGAAAGAGGAGCTCTTAACGCTCTTTCTAAAGTTTTCACCGCAACTCAATGATGATATTCTTACAGTATTAAAAACATACAAGATCTCTTTGCCTATGAAACAAAACTACGGTGCTGGTGTAGATACAAACTTAACCTTGGCAGTGGGGCTAAAATCTATAGATGTGGATGCAAAGGGAACTTTTTACAATAAAAAAGGAAATTTTCATTATCTTGGTCAAGATATCGATATAAAGGATCTAAAACTCTCCCTTGATAACTACGACATAAAAGTAAAAGATATGTCTGCAAGCTATAAAAATATCATAGATGCAAAAGTAGATATTACATACAATGCAAAAGAGGCTAAAGGGGATGTTCAACTAAAAATCATTAAAGCACAACTGCAAAAGCAATTAAAACTTGCACAAAAGCCGCTTAATGCTACATACTATATAGATAAAAAACAAGACATACTTTCTATAGACAGTTCCTCTTGGCTCTATAACAATACACCGATCAAGATCGATAAGATAGATATGCCTTTAGATCTTAATAGTTTTCAACTCCATATACCAACCTCTTATTTCCGCGTCAAAGATATTTCAGACGGATTCTTTTCGGGAGATATCGATCTTAAAAAAATAATAGCTGATCTTGAGATCGATATTTTGAACTTTCAATATAACGGTATCAAATCTACACAGTCAAATACGCCGTTTAAACTACAGTACAAAAATAACATTTTGACGATAAATGCCCTTGACGATATCTTTTTACAGGCAGTTAGCAGTGAACTAAAACTCTCAAAACTGAGTTTGAAACTAGATGAGCAGAACCTTTATATAAAAAGTCCCCTCCTCTCTTTTGGGAAATTTACACAAGCAAGGGTAAATACAAAGTACGATCTAACAACAAACAAAGCACATTTTAGTTTAAACGACTTAAGTATTAAAAACCCTAAAAACAATAAACTGATCTATAAAAATAACAAGGTGTTACTCAATGCCTCGATCAAAGATGACAAAATCCGCATAGCTTCAACAGAACTGCGCTCTACGTTTTATCTTGATAACGAACAGTGGTCACTTAGACTCCACTCATTAGAAAATCTCTATAGAAAATCTGATCTTATGCAAAAGTATCATCTTACAAACGGTAGTGTAAAAATATATAAAAAGCTAAATGAGGAGATAACAAGGTTTAAAGCACAGATTGACTATCCGTATAAACTACTATATGAAAACAATAAACCTGTGGATCTTTACAATATTGAAGGGAATTTGACAACTAATCAAAATGTTTATATTCAAGTAAACAACGCTGTAGATATAGCAGTTGAAGAGAATGTCAACATTAATATAGATAAGAGTAACATATCTTTACCTCAGACGATTGAGTTTCTTTCAAGTATAGACAATAATGACTCTAACAACTCTAATGAGCCTGCACACATTAATATTACGGCATTAAACTCCAATATCTACCTTGGGGATAACAGATACGCTATAGCAGACGATCTAAAGATTCAGTACCATGATCATATTTTAACTGCCCAGCTCAAACATCTAAACGGTAAAGCAGGATTCAAACT encodes:
- a CDS encoding AsmA-like C-terminal domain-containing protein, giving the protein MKDTIIINTISKIHSAIISFLSFVIFTLIFVFIVLQNGLYLEDVSVSNINIKKLYIKWDQRLNLYVDQLQIAPSTKQNTDFTANDELTRYTKNFYHLITLFDSIVISHLHYKEFKGELQYKFNKQLQIKLDSANTHLNANVSFNEKLANIRVKEFQSNNFTANGNIYLNMFTLDTFSKMDLHINNDANLTLYTSANTSQLKYKLFSHNKIQDVKKIIHQIPLPKEVHYWVFDAIELENFEIYSLNGFIDFSDLPNAYKKLHVTASANKLNYTYNPKLDAVHTDHTDLEFKEGVLYIRPKEALSYSFDMQESWLKIDFTKKEELLTLFLKFSPQLNDDILTVLKTYKISLPMKQNYGAGVDTNLTLAVGLKSIDVDAKGTFYNKKGNFHYLGQDIDIKDLKLSLDNYDIKVKDMSASYKNIIDAKVDITYNAKEAKGDVQLKIIKAQLQKQLKLAQKPLNATYYIDKKQDILSIDSSSWLYNNTPIKIDKIDMPLDLNSFQLHIPTSYFRVKDISDGFFSGDIDLKKIIADLEIDILNFQYNGIKSTQSNTPFKLQYKNNILTINALDDIFLQAVSSELKLSKLSLKLDEQNLYIKSPLLSFGKFTQARVNTKYDLTTNKAHFSLNDLSIKNPKNNKLIYKNNKVLLNASIKDDKIRIASTELRSTFYLDNEQWSLRLHSLENLYRKSDLMQKYHLTNGSVKIYKKLNEEITRFKAQIDYPYKLLYENNKPVDLYNIEGNLTTNQNVYIQVNNAVDIAVEENVNINIDKSNISLPQTIEFLSSIDNNDSNNSNEPAHINITALNSNIYLGDNRYAIADDLKIQYHDHILTAQLKHLNGKAGFKLENNQFHLYGEGFNDQFMDKLFTFSKFKDGTFDFNVNGSLDKYSGVFLIEKSTLLDYVLLNNVLAFINTVPSLITFSVPGYSQNGLYMNHSYLKFDYDNGEYTVNEMYMDSKELKISANGKVNIKKDSVDMEMNLQTDLASDVSQIPLVGYIIFDGKAISTSVKITGKLSDPKINSALAKEVIVAPLNIIKRTLKLPFKIFE
- the mltG gene encoding endolytic transglycosylase MltG yields the protein MTKDRKLMIAEWILDIVLIIIVSFIYYLNKPIQTPRVLYIPKGSINQIISHLHQNTYDISKLDSYMLRIIGSPQSGWIDMGDTINTKADFLYKLTKAKAALQNVTLIPGETTYIFLQQLSENLGLDFNTLEEEFLKQSPIEEGILVPNTYKIPIGITEKELISLLLKLSIQKMKEYSYKVFGTYNEKKWFHYLSIASVIQKESANNEEMPLVSSVVYNRLKRGMKLQMDGSLNYGKYSHLKVTPSRIRNDTSLYNTYIHKGVPKIPICNVSFEAIRAAIFPAKTNYLYFMKSKNGVHDFSCNYSTHIRNIHNATK
- a CDS encoding NADP-dependent isocitrate dehydrogenase codes for the protein MSKIIWSKIDEAPALATYSLLPIVNAFTKEAGVEVVTSDISLAGRVLAAMGLAEDELSKLGEVVLQDDANIIKLPNVSASVGQLKDCIAELQGQGYDIPNYPENPANAEEEEIQAKYSVCLGSAVNPVLREGNSDRRAAKAVKKFAQNNPHRLKAYAENSKARVAHMAGNGDFYGNEKSVTMDKTQKVTIALNGKELKTIDALEGEILDGTFMSVAALRAFYRKTIDEAKAEGLIWSVHLKATMMKISDPIMFGHGFEIFFEEVFTKYADLFKELGVNPNLGMSDLEKKIAGHAQEAEIKAAFQAVVEADAPKIAMVDSDKGTTNFNASNDIIIDASMPVVVREGGKQWDRNGDALETLAVIPDSTYAMFHAEMVADCVKNGQYDVTTMGTMQNIGLMAQKAEEYGSHPTTFELKEAGKVTVTAEDGTELMSFDCEAGDIWRMSRAKDIPIKDWVRLTVERTRIEGYPAVFWLDENRAHDAEMIKKVNKYLAELDTDGLDIQIMDITSATRFTNERIRRGENTIAVTGNVLRDHLTDMYPILELGTSAKMLSIVPLLAGGGLYETGAGGSAPKHVEQFLKEGHLRWDSLGEFLALAESLRFIAQKHNSDKLAAVTAALDVANDGYLGNNKAPGRKAGEPDNKASHFYVAQYWAEALAKSDNAELAAKFAPVAAALTENEAKIMEELMAVEGKAQDIGGYYHPDDAKAEAAMRPSATLNAIIDAI